The following coding sequences lie in one Camelus bactrianus isolate YW-2024 breed Bactrian camel chromosome 8, ASM4877302v1, whole genome shotgun sequence genomic window:
- the KIF25 gene encoding kinesin-like protein KIF25 isoform X2, translated as MRCWFRGRKGPLGSITDDRFCLDPWLQAKEERLVEAETENAVLHLRLAQYREMIEKSGGEAAQVRVQCGDQKPLQRPGPLAASRLRLVAQRLKRDVEALHSWSLGLFQRYQHAQRDCLSEIVTAVQRAPLCHEALPRKTVAPTDKEPVWFQSPSPLTPRAEAGPRWPSASTLRHCRPEGAAGPLEAGCLERSLQEMTERYQQERRERRRLHNTLVELRGNIRVHCRLRPVLPFDDEFRGPGSQNSPVSGAVAHAVDDETILVECSPPGHPLINKTYTFERVYGPAESQRAVFEDVCPLLTSFLDGYNVCIMAYGQTGSGKSFTMLGPRPEQDLALPSGPHGHLGIIPRAAGEVFRLIAENPSWRLEVDVSVVEVYNNDIFDLLAKDGCAVVSRAKRQVLTTTEGKKEVSGLTRESVHSAVELMTLVAAALRLRAKQATAVHADSSRSHLVITVTLTAAASSRSTDRQSDQSPPAELRGPTPQRPAPGRRPGATRTVSSVSPRTRGLGQGSQGPGGQVLSKLQLVDLAGSECAGVSGVTGSALRETSLINRSLAALADVLGALSEGRGHIPYRNSTLTHFLQDALGGDAKLQVIVCVSPCQKHVAETLQSLGFGARARQVERGCPAPRKPRSEWTLRHWDVKALISKNTMKSWILAEILCVAKRAGPQSTPRTASTSGDKVVQAQGTSVAAVPQAGCSAPHRAPTSLECLLGVHNWRGDSYSAWEATGLLQFPASPRMPPRTHRPALGRGEDLPRRHCLLPWTPPQDSRWSLVPQTRSL; from the exons TACCGAGAAATGATCGAGAAAAGTGGTGGCGAGGCCGCCCAGGTGCGCGTGCAGTGCGGGGACCAGAAGCCCCTGCAGAGACCTGGGCCCCTGGCCGCGAGCCGACTCCGCCTCGTTGCTCAG AGACTGAAACGAGACGTGGAGGCGCTTCACTCCTGGTCTCTGGGCCTTTTCCAGAGGTACCAGCATGCTCAGCGGGACTGTCTTTCTGAAATAGTGACGGCCGTCCAGAGGGCTCCACTCTGCCACGAGGCCCTGCCACGTAAGACGGTGGCCCCGACCGACAAAGAGCCGGTCTGGTTTCAGAGTCCATCTCCTTTGACCCCGAGGGCAGAAGCAGGTCCCAGATGGCCCAGCGCCTCCACTCTCCGGCACTGCCGCCCTGAGGGAG CCGCGGGGCCATTGGAGGCAGGGTGTCTGGAGCGGTCCCTGCAGGAGATGACCGAGCGGTATCAGCAGGAGAGGCGTGAGCGCAGGCGGCTGCACAACACTCTGGTG GAGCTGAGAGGCAACATCCGCGTGCACTGCCGGCTCCGCCCTGTGCTGCCCTTTGATGATGAGTTCCGTGGTCCAGGTTCACAGAACAG CCCTGTGTCTGGAGCAGTGGCCCATGCCGTGGATGAT GAAACCATCCTGGTGGAATGCAGTCCTCCTGGTCACCCTTTGATTAATAAGACATATACCTTTGAAAG AGTCTATGGCCCAGCAGAGTCTCAGAGAGCAGTATTTGAAGACGTGTGCCCCCTCCTCACGTCCTTCCTAGACGG GTACAACGTGTGCATCATGGCCTACGGGCAGACGGGGAGCGGGAAGAGCTTCACCATGCTGGGCCCGCGTCCCGAGCAGGACCTGGCCCTGCCGTCGGGACCCCACGGTCACCTAGGAATCATCCCCAGAGCTGCTGGAGAAGTGTTCAG gcTTATTGCAGAAAACCCCTCCTGGCGCCTGGAGGTGGACGTTTCCGTAGTGGAAGTTTATAATAACGACATTTTTGACCTTCTGGCCAAAGACGGCTGTGCTGTGGTGTCCAGGGCGAAGCGCCAGGTGCTGACAACCacggagggaaagaaggaggtcTCTGGGCTGACCCGAGA GTCTGTCCACAGTGCCGTGGAGCTGATGACGCTCGTGGCTGCAGCTCTGCGGCTCCGGGCCAAGCAGGCCACCGCAGTGCATGCTGATTCGTCCAGGTCTCACCTGGTGATCACGGTGACTTTGACTGCAGCCGCCTCCTCCCGCAGCACCG ACCGGCAGTCAGACCAGTCTCCCCCCGCGGAGCTCCGTGGCCCCACGCCCCAGCGGCCGGCCCCAGGGAGGAGACCAGGAGCAACCCGCACAGTCTCGTCCGTGTCCCCAAGGACCCGAGGACTCGGGCAGGGGTCCCAGGGCCCTGGCGGACAGGTGCTCTCCAAGCTGCAGCTGGTGGACCTGGCGGGTAGCGAGTGCGCCG GTGTGTCTGGAGTGACCGGATCGGCCCTGCGGGAGACGTCGCTTATAAACCGGAGCCTGGCGGCCCTCGCGGACGTGCTGGGGGCGCTGTCGGAGGGCAGAGGCCACATCCCGTACCGGAACAGCACGCTCACCCACTTCCTCCAGGATGCACTCG GAGGCGACGCCAAGCTGCAGGTGATCGTGTGCGTGTCCCCCTGCCAGAAGCACGTGGCAGAAAcactgcagagcctgggatttgGGGCCCGAGCGCGGCAAGTGGAGCGGGGCTGTCCAGCCCCCAGAAAACCCAG GTCGGAATGGACTCTTCGACACTGGGATGTGAAAGCTTTAATATCCAAAAATACGATGAAAAGCTGGATTCTGGCAGAGATTTTGTGCGTGGCTAAGAGAGCAGGTCCACAGAGCACCCCACGCACAGCCAGCACCTCAGGGGACAAGGTGGTCCAAGCCCAAGGGACTTCGGTGGCTGCAGTGCCTCAGGCTGGGTGCTCTGCACCCCATCGGGCCCCTACCTCCCTCGAGTGCCTCCTGGGTGTCCACAACTGGAGAGGGGACAGCTACTCAGCATGGGAGGCCACCGGCCTGCTCCAGTTCCCAGCCTCACCACGGATGCCCCCCAGAACCCACAGGCCGGCGCTGGGGAGGG GTGAGGACTTGCCCAGGAGACACTGCCTGCTGCCCTGGACGCCCCCTCAGGACTCAAGATGGTCACTGGTGCCTCAGACCCGGTCACTGTGA
- the KIF25 gene encoding kinesin-like protein KIF25 isoform X6: MRCWFRGRKGPLGSITDDRFCLDPWLQAKEERLVEAETENAVLHLRLAQYREMIEKSGGEAAQVRVQCGDQKPLQRPGPLAASRLRLVAQRLKRDVEALHSWSLGLFQRYQHAQRDCLSEIVTAVQRAPLCHEALPRKTVAPTDKEPVWFQSPSPLTPRAEAGPRWPSASTLRHCRPEGAAGPLEAGCLERSLQEMTERYQQERRERRRLHNTLVELRGNIRVHCRLRPVLPFDDEFRGPGSQNSPVSGAVAHAVDDETILVECSPPGHPLINKTYTFERVYGPAESQRAVFEDVCPLLTSFLDGYNVCIMAYGQTGSGKSFTMLGPRPEQDLALPSGPHGHLGIIPRAAGEVFRLIAENPSWRLEVDVSVVEVYNNDIFDLLAKDGCAVVSRAKRQVLTTTEGKKEVSGLTRESVHSAVELMTLVAAALRLRAKQATAVHADSSRSHLVITVTLTAAASSRSTADRQSDQSPPAELRGPTPQRPAPGRRPGATRTVSSVSPRTRGLGQGSQGPGGQVLSKLQLVDLAGSECAGVSGVTGSALRETSLINRSLAALADVLGALSEGRGHIPYRNSTLTHFLQDALGGDAKLQVIVCVSPCQKHVAETLQSLGFGARARQVERGCPAPRKPR; this comes from the exons TACCGAGAAATGATCGAGAAAAGTGGTGGCGAGGCCGCCCAGGTGCGCGTGCAGTGCGGGGACCAGAAGCCCCTGCAGAGACCTGGGCCCCTGGCCGCGAGCCGACTCCGCCTCGTTGCTCAG AGACTGAAACGAGACGTGGAGGCGCTTCACTCCTGGTCTCTGGGCCTTTTCCAGAGGTACCAGCATGCTCAGCGGGACTGTCTTTCTGAAATAGTGACGGCCGTCCAGAGGGCTCCACTCTGCCACGAGGCCCTGCCACGTAAGACGGTGGCCCCGACCGACAAAGAGCCGGTCTGGTTTCAGAGTCCATCTCCTTTGACCCCGAGGGCAGAAGCAGGTCCCAGATGGCCCAGCGCCTCCACTCTCCGGCACTGCCGCCCTGAGGGAG CCGCGGGGCCATTGGAGGCAGGGTGTCTGGAGCGGTCCCTGCAGGAGATGACCGAGCGGTATCAGCAGGAGAGGCGTGAGCGCAGGCGGCTGCACAACACTCTGGTG GAGCTGAGAGGCAACATCCGCGTGCACTGCCGGCTCCGCCCTGTGCTGCCCTTTGATGATGAGTTCCGTGGTCCAGGTTCACAGAACAG CCCTGTGTCTGGAGCAGTGGCCCATGCCGTGGATGAT GAAACCATCCTGGTGGAATGCAGTCCTCCTGGTCACCCTTTGATTAATAAGACATATACCTTTGAAAG AGTCTATGGCCCAGCAGAGTCTCAGAGAGCAGTATTTGAAGACGTGTGCCCCCTCCTCACGTCCTTCCTAGACGG GTACAACGTGTGCATCATGGCCTACGGGCAGACGGGGAGCGGGAAGAGCTTCACCATGCTGGGCCCGCGTCCCGAGCAGGACCTGGCCCTGCCGTCGGGACCCCACGGTCACCTAGGAATCATCCCCAGAGCTGCTGGAGAAGTGTTCAG gcTTATTGCAGAAAACCCCTCCTGGCGCCTGGAGGTGGACGTTTCCGTAGTGGAAGTTTATAATAACGACATTTTTGACCTTCTGGCCAAAGACGGCTGTGCTGTGGTGTCCAGGGCGAAGCGCCAGGTGCTGACAACCacggagggaaagaaggaggtcTCTGGGCTGACCCGAGA GTCTGTCCACAGTGCCGTGGAGCTGATGACGCTCGTGGCTGCAGCTCTGCGGCTCCGGGCCAAGCAGGCCACCGCAGTGCATGCTGATTCGTCCAGGTCTCACCTGGTGATCACGGTGACTTTGACTGCAGCCGCCTCCTCCCGCAGCACCG CAGACCGGCAGTCAGACCAGTCTCCCCCCGCGGAGCTCCGTGGCCCCACGCCCCAGCGGCCGGCCCCAGGGAGGAGACCAGGAGCAACCCGCACAGTCTCGTCCGTGTCCCCAAGGACCCGAGGACTCGGGCAGGGGTCCCAGGGCCCTGGCGGACAGGTGCTCTCCAAGCTGCAGCTGGTGGACCTGGCGGGTAGCGAGTGCGCCG GTGTGTCTGGAGTGACCGGATCGGCCCTGCGGGAGACGTCGCTTATAAACCGGAGCCTGGCGGCCCTCGCGGACGTGCTGGGGGCGCTGTCGGAGGGCAGAGGCCACATCCCGTACCGGAACAGCACGCTCACCCACTTCCTCCAGGATGCACTCG GAGGCGACGCCAAGCTGCAGGTGATCGTGTGCGTGTCCCCCTGCCAGAAGCACGTGGCAGAAAcactgcagagcctgggatttgGGGCCCGAGCGCGGCAAGTGGAGCGGGGCTGTCCAGCCCCCAGAAAACCCAG GTGA
- the KIF25 gene encoding kinesin-like protein KIF25 isoform X5 has protein sequence MRCWFRGRKGPLGSITDDRFCLDPWLQAKEERLVEAETENAVLHLRLAQYREMIEKSGGEAAQVRVQCGDQKPLQRPGPLAASRLRLVAQRLKRDVEALHSWSLGLFQRYQHAQRDCLSEIVTAVQRAPLCHEALPRKTVAPTDKEPVWFQSPSPLTPRAEAGPRWPSASTLRHCRPEGAAGPLEAGCLERSLQEMTERYQQERRERRRLHNTLVELRGNIRVHCRLRPVLPFDDEFRGPGSQNSPVSGAVAHAVDDETILVECSPPGHPLINKTYTFERVYGPAESQRAVFEDVCPLLTSFLDGYNVCIMAYGQTGSGKSFTMLGPRPEQDLALPSGPHGHLGIIPRAAGEVFRLIAENPSWRLEVDVSVVEVYNNDIFDLLAKDGCAVVSRAKRQVLTTTEGKKEVSGLTRESVHSAVELMTLVAAALRLRAKQATAVHADSSRSHLVITVTLTAAASSRSTADRQSDQSPPAELRGPTPQRPAPGRRPGATRTVSSVSPRTRGLGQGSQGPGGQVLSKLQLVDLAGSECAGVSGVTGSALRETSLINRSLAALADVLGALSEGRGHIPYRNSTLTHFLQDALGGDAKLQVIVCVSPCQKHVAETLQSLGFGARARQVERGCPAPRKPSPAQACMDRRGSRRSGEAGRNGLFDTGM, from the exons TACCGAGAAATGATCGAGAAAAGTGGTGGCGAGGCCGCCCAGGTGCGCGTGCAGTGCGGGGACCAGAAGCCCCTGCAGAGACCTGGGCCCCTGGCCGCGAGCCGACTCCGCCTCGTTGCTCAG AGACTGAAACGAGACGTGGAGGCGCTTCACTCCTGGTCTCTGGGCCTTTTCCAGAGGTACCAGCATGCTCAGCGGGACTGTCTTTCTGAAATAGTGACGGCCGTCCAGAGGGCTCCACTCTGCCACGAGGCCCTGCCACGTAAGACGGTGGCCCCGACCGACAAAGAGCCGGTCTGGTTTCAGAGTCCATCTCCTTTGACCCCGAGGGCAGAAGCAGGTCCCAGATGGCCCAGCGCCTCCACTCTCCGGCACTGCCGCCCTGAGGGAG CCGCGGGGCCATTGGAGGCAGGGTGTCTGGAGCGGTCCCTGCAGGAGATGACCGAGCGGTATCAGCAGGAGAGGCGTGAGCGCAGGCGGCTGCACAACACTCTGGTG GAGCTGAGAGGCAACATCCGCGTGCACTGCCGGCTCCGCCCTGTGCTGCCCTTTGATGATGAGTTCCGTGGTCCAGGTTCACAGAACAG CCCTGTGTCTGGAGCAGTGGCCCATGCCGTGGATGAT GAAACCATCCTGGTGGAATGCAGTCCTCCTGGTCACCCTTTGATTAATAAGACATATACCTTTGAAAG AGTCTATGGCCCAGCAGAGTCTCAGAGAGCAGTATTTGAAGACGTGTGCCCCCTCCTCACGTCCTTCCTAGACGG GTACAACGTGTGCATCATGGCCTACGGGCAGACGGGGAGCGGGAAGAGCTTCACCATGCTGGGCCCGCGTCCCGAGCAGGACCTGGCCCTGCCGTCGGGACCCCACGGTCACCTAGGAATCATCCCCAGAGCTGCTGGAGAAGTGTTCAG gcTTATTGCAGAAAACCCCTCCTGGCGCCTGGAGGTGGACGTTTCCGTAGTGGAAGTTTATAATAACGACATTTTTGACCTTCTGGCCAAAGACGGCTGTGCTGTGGTGTCCAGGGCGAAGCGCCAGGTGCTGACAACCacggagggaaagaaggaggtcTCTGGGCTGACCCGAGA GTCTGTCCACAGTGCCGTGGAGCTGATGACGCTCGTGGCTGCAGCTCTGCGGCTCCGGGCCAAGCAGGCCACCGCAGTGCATGCTGATTCGTCCAGGTCTCACCTGGTGATCACGGTGACTTTGACTGCAGCCGCCTCCTCCCGCAGCACCG CAGACCGGCAGTCAGACCAGTCTCCCCCCGCGGAGCTCCGTGGCCCCACGCCCCAGCGGCCGGCCCCAGGGAGGAGACCAGGAGCAACCCGCACAGTCTCGTCCGTGTCCCCAAGGACCCGAGGACTCGGGCAGGGGTCCCAGGGCCCTGGCGGACAGGTGCTCTCCAAGCTGCAGCTGGTGGACCTGGCGGGTAGCGAGTGCGCCG GTGTGTCTGGAGTGACCGGATCGGCCCTGCGGGAGACGTCGCTTATAAACCGGAGCCTGGCGGCCCTCGCGGACGTGCTGGGGGCGCTGTCGGAGGGCAGAGGCCACATCCCGTACCGGAACAGCACGCTCACCCACTTCCTCCAGGATGCACTCG GAGGCGACGCCAAGCTGCAGGTGATCGTGTGCGTGTCCCCCTGCCAGAAGCACGTGGCAGAAAcactgcagagcctgggatttgGGGCCCGAGCGCGGCAAGTGGAGCGGGGCTGTCCAGCCCCCAGAAAACCCAG CCCAGCACAAGCCTGCATGGACCGCCGAGGCAGCAGGCGCTCGGGAGAAGCAG GTCGGAATGGACTCTTCGACACTGGGATGTGA